The genomic segment GAGCGGGTAATCAGCCAATCAATACCCCCGATGGTGAAAAATTGGTCAGTGCTGTCATAGGCAGTTTGCAGGTCTAACAGCACATCAGGACGCAGTAAGCAGTTGTACAGCTGTTTGACCGTATCAACGCCGGAGTGTAGGTAACGAAGATTGGACAGGTTGACGGTCTGATTTTCCATCATAAAAACCGAACCTTCACGGTGCCAACGCTTATTTTCATATCGCATTTAATTACCCTCTTTTCTTACTGTTTGTGGTGTTTCGTGTTTCTGTGTGGGGTAGCACTCCCCTTTTTATTAACGTGTTACAGAGACGTTAGCCGGTGGAATTTCGGACGCTGCGCGCTTTTGCTTGCATAGCTGCGCAGCGCACGCAGCGTCCGAAATCCAATCGCGCAACCGACTACCGCTGATGCCTTCATCACAATGTCACCGGCCTGGGTTTAAACACATCGCCATCGGGCGAGACATATTCAACGGGTGGCTGAAACTGCTGGTCGTTGCCTCGGCTTCGCTCAGGGGCGGTGTAAGGCCGCGTATCAGCGGGTTTTTGTGAGGCGATCACAATCTCACCGGTTTCGGTGTGTTCAAGCTGTACGAACGATTGGGTGCTTCTTAGAACGTCATAGCCCACCAGCTCTAAATCATCGGACTTTAGCGGTATTTCACAGGCGGGGCCGTCTTCACACAGAACGAGTGAGAACCATAACTTACGGTTTACCGAGCCAGTGAAATACAGTCTGGCACCATTGCCCAGGGTGTTTACGCCATTGAAACGAGGCAAGACCGAACCAGAAAGCTGAGAACCGCGAAGATGATGGCCCACGCCAGTATTCGTGCTATCACCTTGAGTAGGTACCATAGGGACAGTTTGCCGGTTCGCAGTAGAGTCGCGCTTAGCCGGAGCAGTACGCGCCTGAATATCTTGATACTTTTGATATCCAACAATCGAGATATAAACGAGAGCGCAGACAATAACCCCAAGTAACATGCGAACTTTAGGGTCTCGAAAGATCGAAATATTTTCAGCAGATTCTTTAGCTTTTCCCGTAGCGGTAGATTTGTAGCATGCAAAGGCTTTTGACTGGGCCTTGTATTTTTTCGGGGTGCCTGAATAGTGACTGATGGACTTTCCTGATTGCTCTGCGTCATGTCTAAATTCCGTCCAGGTGTTTTTGTACCAGGGTAAAAGGCCTGAGTTATTGCGGTGCCTGTATGCCCACTCGACCACTTTGCGAATTTCACCGTGTATCTTGCCGATGTTGGTGGTGCTGATGTAAATGTCCCAGTTGTAATGCCTGTGCTGGTCAAGGGCATTTTCAATGTTGTATGGGCGGTAGATGGGTTTGCCGTCTGAGTCGGTCTGCACTTCGCCGCTTTCGTCTTTAAAGGCGTTGTCAGGGTCTTGGTCTAGGTGCGTTAGGGTGCGCTCGCGTGTGGGGTAAACGCGCTGGCCTTCGTCCATAACAATGAGCGCACCCAGGGGCACCCAGTGAAAGAAGCGCGCAATGTGTTTGTAACCGGCAATGTCAGGCTCAACATAAATCAGGCGAGACTCCTGGGGCAGCTCTACACCGTACTGTGTGGCGATTGCGTCAAGATCGACACCGCGTACATTGGTTACCACGGTACGGCCCTTAATCAACTCAGGAATAATAATCCGCTGTACCAGGGCGAAGGTTTTATATGACCCAGGCGGGCCGTGATGAACAACAGCCGTCATGATTTACGCCCAGGGAATAAAGGCCAGTACAAAGCGTGTGACGTAGGCCGATAGAATGATGTTGAGTGATTCAAACGCACCGGCATAGGCCAGCACTGCCGAGATTTGCGGGTTGATACCAGAGAGTGCGGTACTGATTTGATCGGACAGATTCAAGTTGGTTAATACAGGCTGACCGATGTTGTAATACACAAATTCCAAGGTGTCGCGCTTCATTTCGAAATAAGACGTAATCCCCCACACAATAAACCGCTCCATAAGCTGGTCTATCATGTCGGGTAATTGAACGACCCACTCTTTAACGCTGTTAATTAGCTCGCCAATCTCTTTAAAAATGTCCATGGTTTACCCCTTAGGCACGAGAATGATGTAAGCCGCGATTAAGGAAGCCGCTGCAACCAATAGGCCCCGAATCATTGACCAGAACTCTTCCTGGACACAGACGCCGGTTTCTAAGGTTTTGCCCTTAATCTCGATGGATTCACACGGAAGGTCGCCACCTGAACCGGAGACGGATAACGAAAGGTGGCTTTTTAAATCGGCGGCGACGGTGTCAAATGTGCTTTGAAACTCATCTTTGGCCTGCTGCAAGCGCTCGCCAATGTCTAAGGTGTGATCGGCCTCACCGTCGTATTCGCCCACGGTGACATCGGTTTCGGGCACATCGGGGCAGCGCTGGTAATAGAGTTGGAATAGGTTCGCACAACCTACATCATCGCCTTCACAAGTTGGAGGTGAGCCGCAAGAATCGCCGCCGTTTGCAGTAGGGTCTGAACTGGAAGAATCGGAAGAGTTTGAATCAGAGCTAGAGCTTGAACCGGCAGAACTGGTGGAGCCATCGCCCTCACCTTCCCCACCATCGCCTTCACCGTCACCATCAATGTCGGGACAGAACACTTGACCATTAGCGGCAAAACAATTGTTGGGTATATCGTCAGGGCCAGACGTGCCCTGATCTTGACAATAACGGGTTGTATCGTGGCCTACATAGCAACCGTCTTCATCAATGTAGTCATAGTCATCACCATCTATGGTGCCGTCACAGTTTGTATCAAAACCACAATCGCTTGAGGAGCTAGATGAATTTTGGCCAGATGAAGAACTAGAGCCACCGGTTTCGCCGCCATCTGAAGAATTACCGCCACCGCCACCATCACCACCGTCGGAACTATTGCTTCCGGAATCGCTGCTTGACTGACCGCTACTGCTAGATGAGCCTTGGTCTTGATTTTGACAGGCTCCACCAGCACCAGTTAATTCATAGAGACCTGGAATTTCAGTTTCGGTAGCTTCACAAGCGCCTGAACACATTGAACCGTTTACGTCATGAACGTTATCTACCGATTGACCTTGTGAGTCAGAGCATATGTTTACCACACTTGCTCTACAAACCTGACTCTCCCAATCTGCACCTAGAAACTTAATGTATGTAAATGGATCGGTTTCGTAGTTTTCGAGGATGGATAAATCACACTTCAGTGCGGTAATAAATGGGGCGTAATAGTCGGGGTTTGATTGGTGCTCTGTAAATTGACATTGATAAATTACGCCGAGATGCTCTGAACCGCACTTCGCTTTTAAATCATTATATCTTGAACCCTCATCCCCTTTAGCCCGCCAGCCAGCGGTTTCCCTCCACGCTGTCCATTCAATAAGTGCGCCCTCAGATAAAGATTCTGACCAAGCAGGCATTGTAAAAACAGCTGCAAACAATACGGTGATTAGTAATAGTATTTTTCTCATGGTTTAAACCATTGAAATTCGCTGGATTAAAAAAGGCCCCGAAGGGCCTTGCTAGCTGATACGGCCTGTGTAGAAACCGAAAAGAAAAGAGAACCAAATCAAAATAACCACACAGACCGTGATCAGCATGTGCCCACCTATTAACGGCTGATGATGCCGCGAATGATGGAGAAGCCCATTGCAACAGCGGCCACGGCGATTACCGCACCTACGGCCAGAGTTACAGAGCTAACGCCCTCGGTTTCAGCAGCGCTGATGGCAGATGAAATGCCGGTTTCTTGGGCGAAGGTTGCGGTTGACGCCAGGGCACCGGTCACAACAGCAGCGGCTTTGGCGGTTTTGCTTTTCAACAGAGTGAATGCATTTTTCATAGTGATAATCCTCAGTAGAGTTAAACGCGGTTAAGGTTTCGGGCGACATGCCCTGCACTGTGCCCCATGATAAAAAGCACAATGCATGTCCCCAGCAGGCTGGAGAAGGTGCCAAGATCGAACTGTAAAAGTCCGACTAGCTCAGCAATCGTGGTGGGGTCGGTTTCGATGATCTGCCAACCCCCTGGGCAGGTCGATTGCACCAGCTCGCCAGACTGCGACTGCGTCATAGTTGGCTCACTGGGGCACACGACCTGAAACATGGTTTACTTGCTCGCGCTGGATGATTGAGTCGGCGCGGGGGCGACTTTTACGCAGTGCTGGCCCAGCTTTCCGCCAGCGGCTTTTTTCAGGCGTACATGCGCTTGAACCGGTGCGGGGTATTTGGGCGCGTTTAGTGCGTGGTATACATCGGGGTCACAGGGCATTTTCATAATCACAATGCCTTTTGCACCCTCTTCTTTTTCGTCCTCAACCGTCTGGCCGATGTAGAGCGATGCGTATTGGCGGCCGTCAACATCTGCTAGTGAGGCGCCGTACAGTTCAACGTTAAGTACTTGGTTCATAGTGTTCACCTTTAGGGTTTAACAGCCGGTTTACTTTTCAACTCACGCGCCGGCGATTCGCGTAAGTGTTCGGAATAAAAAAGCCCCGCGTCAGGGTAAATACGGGGCAAGCAGGCACGGATTGCCAAGGGTAAGAACTTCGCTTTAGCCACAGGTGCTGGGTTTACCGTGTGGACGATCTGCGCAGCAGACGTGAGCGCTAATGCGTCACTGTCGCCCACACTGGCCCCGCTCACGCGGCCTTGTGCCCTGGGGGCACTGCAAGCAACAATTAAAATCGATAGGTAATGATTTTTAGCGGCCATTTCTAACCACCCAAAAAATGCAGCCAGTCAGAAAGCCAGCAGAAAAATAAATAGAGGCAATGGTGATGTTAATCAGCATCGGAAAAGTCCCCGCGGCTGAATATGGTTTTGCCCTCGCGGATTTGATCGACCAGACGTGTGATGTTGATGAAGCGCTGGCGGCCGATCTTGACGTGGGGAATGGTGCTGTTTTCTACCCAGCCGCGCACAGTGTCTGGCGTGGTGCCAAGCCATTGGGCGAATTGCTCTTGAGAGCTAACCGGCGGCAGCACGGATAAATTAATGGGCTGATTCGGGGAGATCATGCGGCCGCCCCTTTGTGGTCATTGATGTAGTCAGCGACTTTTACGGCTTCATCGACTGGGGTATTCAGGGTTAGCGACCCTACATAAACGCTGGCATTTCCTGTAGCGCAAACGTGGGTAAACGGGCTTGAGTGCGTGGCGAATACGGCAGGTACAGCAGCGGTTGTATTGGGCTTTACAGAGAAGCGGCAGGACTCGGCATTAAAGCGAATTACCCAGTTCGAACCGTCAGTGGTTTTGAATACACACCCTTTCAAAATCGTCATTGCTATCCCCTTCTATGCTTTTTCATTTGGCTTGGCTTTTGAACCACGTTGCGCCACAATGAAACTTGTTTAATTGGTCTACATGCACATTATCGCATGTATTATTTTACATGCAATATATTGCATGTCATTTTTTATATTGATTCACTATGGAAGATGTAGTTCTTAGAATTAAATCTCTATGCGAGCTGGAAGGACTTTCGCGGGAAGAGCTAGCAGATAAAACCGGAATGAAATATTCCAGGTGGCACAATCTGATGAACGACCGTGGAAAGATTAAAAGCGAAGAAATAGAGCTAGTCGGTAAAGCGTGGCCCGAGTACAGACTATGGGTAGCGTTTGGCGATGAAATGCCCGAAGCAGGTCAAATAAGCCCAGGTACAAAAAAAGCCCGAGAAGAGCTAAAAACACAAGGGAAGGCCGGAGCATAGCGGCCAGGGCAGCACAACGCTGGATGGGCATAATAATAAATAACCGTTAGCCAACGGAGAAAGCAAACACTAATACAAGGAAGTTGAAAATGATGATACTCAGCAGAAGATTAGGCGAATCAGTAATTATTGAAATTGACCGCGAACCAGTAAAACTAAAAATCATGAGTATTGAAGGCAAACAGGTAATATTAGGGATAGAGGCCCCCAAAGATATTAAGATACTCAGAACAGAAGTTCGGGAAAGGATAGAACAAAGCAAAATCAAATAACATAAAGGAAGAAGGAAGCTCTCAAAGGACTAGCAGTATGGAATGGGGAAATACACCAAGCAACAAGCTAGAACCCGAAAATCAAGAACAACTCTACCCACCCTCAAAGCTTTGGACGATTCTCGCCACTAGCTTTGGGTTACTGCTCATTTTGGGGTGCACAGGGCTGTATTACCAACTGAGACAGACACAGGCCGAACTAGCAGAACTCAAAAACGAGAATAAGCACCTGAAGCTAATAGCCGAAGATCGCAACCGCGAGATTTTTGATCTACGGAAAAAGGGCAATTCAGGGGCTACAAAAAACCAAACAATCCCTAAGCGACTTACCATACAAAATCATCAGAGCAAGAAAGAAAGCAAAGAGAGAAAATCATCATATAAACCCGCACCCGAAGGAAAAGAATGGGCGACCAGAGTTGGAACCTACCGTGCCCTGGATAGCTACACCCAAGACAAAAAATCACTTCAGGAGTGCATGGGAGAGAAAAAATCCATCGACCCATCTGTAATTAGATGCATGAATGAAAGAGATACAAAAACGCAATGAAAAGGTTCGATTTTTTTGTAGGAGGAATACTAGGAGTCATAGGATTAGGGATATCCACGTTGATGTTTTTGACTATATACCACTGGAATTCACTATACATAAACATAGACAACTGGAAAGCAGCAGAAATATTAATATCATCAGGAATAACTATAGCTGGTTGGTTTATCGCCATGAAAATGGCCATAAATCAATTGGAAACATCACACAAAAACAACATAAAAGCTCAAAGAGAAACAGCAGCGATTAATGACAAGCTTAAAGCCATGAATGAAATGGCGGAATATCTAAAAGAGGCAGCACTAATAGCACACAACCTTTCAATTTCAGTCTACAGTGCTAAAAGCTCAGCAGAGGAAGAATCAAAAAATCATCACATAATCACTCACCTAGTTTCAGCACAAAAGCATAAAGATAAACTATTGGATAAGTGGCAAGAAATATTCATGCAGGACAGCATATTAAAGTACCACAACGTAAACATTAATATTGAAAAATTTAAAAACCTTATAATAGATAACTTCTACGGTAAAATATGCGCATGGGGTAATCTTCAAGAAACGGGAATAAATTATCAATCAGAAAAGGGAGGAAATCAGGAAAAAATTATAATTATGTCATCAAGGATGTTTGATGTATCTCTAGAAGTTTTCAAGGAGTGCGCAAATCTTATACCTGAGTTAAGTCAAAGAAAGTCGCTTATTGACGAGCATGGCCACTGACCACACATTAAAAAAAACGAAAGTACAAAACAGGCTTACATGAACTTCACGCCGTAAAAGATAATATCGCAATCTCAAGAAAATAAGTATCGAATCTTGGAGAAGAAAACTCACCAAATACATTGTGATAAAAATAGGGTTTCTTAGCCCATAATATTTTCACAGGAGCCCCCAATCCCTTGGGGGAAAACCTTAACTAAATACTAACGTTTACATCCATTTTTGTCACAAGTAATGGGACCTGAAGAATTAACCCAATGCGATGGATGTTCTTTGGTATCAAAACCGCAAGCTGTTTTTCCACCTTTCGTGCCAGAATGAACTTCGTTGGTAGGCAAATGTTTAACTGTCATGATTAGTCACTCCTATTTTTTAGGTTTCTTGATGCGTTCAACGACAGTAGTTGCTGGCCGCCGCTTAGCTTCAGAAACAGGAATGAACTGACCAGTACGGGCGTCACGTCCAATTGAGCGAGATTTAGACTTACTCATAAGGAATATCCTCAAATAAAAGTTTAAGTAACGTTGGTGTCACAATTGAACTTCTATCGGACTTGAAATAGCTCACCACTAAAGTAAACTACAGGTTCTAATCTCTTGCAGGAGATTACCCTTCTATCAAGTTACTACTCGGACTTGGTAGAAGGGACTTAGACAAGAACCTCGCCTTCCAGAATCACCAACGTCCATAAGATAACAACGAGACGTGGATTTTAAAACCAGCCAAAAGCACTAGATATAGTAATCTCCGAGTAAAAAATCACATCATAATGGGTTATTCCTGCGTATTTTGGTGTTTTTTGTTGTATTTAGACAGTTTTTAAAACCTTTAAGAATAAAAAGCACCTCAGAAAACCAAAAATAATCTATAAAAAGTTTCGTAATGCGATATAAACCATAGAAAATAATTACCAAAATCGAACCAAGAATAAACGATTTCAAAGAATTAATGAGTTCAACTGTGTTCGTAATGGCCTGATTTTATTGTATTTGTGGCTTTATAAGGTGCGCCACAAGGGTCTCATAATGCTGGGGTCGGCGGTTCAAGTCCGCCCCTAGCTACCACATACAAATTAAAAAGCCCCTGTAGGCCGAGCCTACAGGGGCTTTTTAATTTGTATCGATTGTAGATACGGGGCTGGGCGCAGAACCGCCCCCGGTTCACCCATTGCGACTAAGCAATGGGCAACGAGCGCAGCGAAGCCCGAAGGGTCATAAAACACCTTAGTGTTTTATGATTCACCCGCCCCGGGAATCCTCTGCCACAACTCAATTAAACACTCCGTTCCAAGCAACAGTTTTTCGTTTTGAATCACCCGTAAATATAAGAGTTAAAAAACACCCCAACACTTTGCAGCCCAAATTGAAACACACACTAAGTCTGCATTTTTACTTTAATCACTAGAGCTGAAATGCAAACCTCACCACTACTCGATCAACCTTCACTCACATGCCGACTAATGCGGATCGATCGCACAGAAACCCATCAACCCCATAAACCAGCAACCTCCCACAACTTTCTTGAAACCACTCACACCAGCGGGTTAATCTTGCTCCAGCTGCCAATTAGCAGCGCGTATTTGATAAAAAGAAACGGTATCTATCTATGTCTATGCCCAAGCTTAGCGCTCTGTTTTTCGCGCCCTTTCTGTTTGCCAGTGCACAGCAGGGAACCTCCGCCGAATTGCCCACCAACACCCCAGCGTCTGCGGTGCCAGAGAAGGAGGTTCATCACGTCGACACGCTTAACATTCACGACCCGGCGGTATTGGCAGACCCGGTCAGTAAGCGATATTACGTGTACGACAGTTTCCACTACGGCCACCCGCAGGAAAACCTGGCCTCGCCCAATGGCCGGGCTGGGGTCGAGGTATTCTGGAGTGAGGACTTGGAGCATTGGCATGGACCAGAGCTGGCCTATGACTTTGAGGAAGATTCCTGGG from the Gilvimarinus sp. DA14 genome contains:
- a CDS encoding helix-turn-helix transcriptional regulator, with the translated sequence MEDVVLRIKSLCELEGLSREELADKTGMKYSRWHNLMNDRGKIKSEEIELVGKAWPEYRLWVAFGDEMPEAGQISPGTKKAREELKTQGKAGA
- a CDS encoding helix-turn-helix domain-containing protein — translated: MISPNQPINLSVLPPVSSQEQFAQWLGTTPDTVRGWVENSTIPHVKIGRQRFINITRLVDQIREGKTIFSRGDFSDAD
- a CDS encoding DUF2523 family protein — its product is MDIFKEIGELINSVKEWVVQLPDMIDQLMERFIVWGITSYFEMKRDTLEFVYYNIGQPVLTNLNLSDQISTALSGINPQISAVLAYAGAFESLNIILSAYVTRFVLAFIPWA
- a CDS encoding carbon storage regulator, which produces MMILSRRLGESVIIEIDREPVKLKIMSIEGKQVILGIEAPKDIKILRTEVRERIEQSKIK
- a CDS encoding zonular occludens toxin family protein, with product MTAVVHHGPPGSYKTFALVQRIIIPELIKGRTVVTNVRGVDLDAIATQYGVELPQESRLIYVEPDIAGYKHIARFFHWVPLGALIVMDEGQRVYPTRERTLTHLDQDPDNAFKDESGEVQTDSDGKPIYRPYNIENALDQHRHYNWDIYISTTNIGKIHGEIRKVVEWAYRHRNNSGLLPWYKNTWTEFRHDAEQSGKSISHYSGTPKKYKAQSKAFACYKSTATGKAKESAENISIFRDPKVRMLLGVIVCALVYISIVGYQKYQDIQARTAPAKRDSTANRQTVPMVPTQGDSTNTGVGHHLRGSQLSGSVLPRFNGVNTLGNGARLYFTGSVNRKLWFSLVLCEDGPACEIPLKSDDLELVGYDVLRSTQSFVQLEHTETGEIVIASQKPADTRPYTAPERSRGNDQQFQPPVEYVSPDGDVFKPRPVTL